GGTTGAGACTTATAGAGGACTGTGGGAACCCTGCCTAAAATTTAGTGAAAGCGAGGATGTAAATATGATCTATGGCGGTATTGATGTGGCTAAATACAGTCACGAAGTATGCCTAGTAAATGAATCCGGAGATATAGTCCTAAAGATACATATAGATAATAACCATAAAGGAATGAATAAACTTTTGCAGGCATTAAAAAGGCTCGGTTTAAGGCCTGATGACGTAAAGTTCTGCTTAGAAGCCACCGGACATTACTGGCTTCCTAT
The Caldanaerovirga acetigignens genome window above contains:
- a CDS encoding IS110 family transposase; this translates as MIYGGIDVAKYSHEVCLVNESGDIVLKIHIDNNHKGMNKLLQALKRLGLRPDDVKFCLEATGHYWLP